The Lolium rigidum isolate FL_2022 chromosome 1, APGP_CSIRO_Lrig_0.1, whole genome shotgun sequence region tgtggaaaatatagaaccctaattttcCGTTGTTGTATTGCAATGACCCTCAtggggtatatatagaggtacatGACTTGGATGCTAAGATATCTAACGACTTGGGATACAAGAAGATCCTAGTCTATCTCTAATTATACACGTACTCTAACAAGGATTTCAAGGGCGGACCTACAGTTCAGCCGTGAACGTGTACATATAGCTTGACTCACTACAGGGAAacgtcaaggtgccgacggctaaAAATTGTGCCAACGGCTTTTTATCAGGGCCGTCAGCACAGGTTCCGAACAGATTAGGCCGGAAGAAGACCGTCGGCACAAGGaagccgtcggcacagaaaaGCTTGTGCTGACGGCCACCATCGGCACCGGCATGGGTTGGCCGTTGGCATAGGTGCTCCGTCGTGACGGCGAGCAAAACAGCGTTAGGAGGTAGGCTTTGTGCTGACGGCTTTCCCCTCCCCCCTCCCGCTTgatatcgccttttcagttttggaaaaaataaacaaaaatgataaaaaaaataaaaaaatcctccgagatggacctgtgttatgtcatctagttttaaggaaaatttaaaaaaaatgaattttcagtttttttgcaaaaaatggtTTATTTCTCGATAAAATGGCAttatcttttgcatacgacgaTCGGAAAAAATGTATAACATATCAAAATGATTGGctcaaaaagttacatccgaattcagcgGGGTTTACCCAGTTgccatttttagattctcaaaatttcaaagGAAAATATTAAAgctggaagattttagtttttgccagaaattcagaattttttatttttttttaaaaaaaattaaaattaataattgtattTTGCATAAAGATTATTTTACTTAATAAttgatgtttatttaaataattgtataaaattcaaaataataaagagttgtgatatcATGGTCTAAGGTTTAATAGGATTGATACGGTAGTATTATCAACAATTttccatttctttcatggaagcacAACTGGAAGGAACGAACATGTTAAATATGCTAGGTTGAAGCAGTGTGAGGATGGATGaccaaattaatttttttttgcgggtaaccaAATTAGATAATTTGACCAAGagtgtaatttgacctaagattaattatagttagagttaaaatgatcTACGTGAGAgactaaaaaaaatgaaaaaatatatattttcGAATTCCAGCCATAATTGCCGACGGCAAATGAGCTTGTGTCAGGCCATATTGTGCCGACGACAAGGTGCCGACAGCATCGACACAGGGTTATGCCGATGGCAATTCTAGCTGTGTCAACGACATGACaaccgtcggcaccttgactggttcgcAGTGACTGCGGGTCTCAGACATGTCTGTGCCATCTCGCCGGAGTTTTTTCTTCACACGAAGCGACTGACTAGCAAATGTATATTCGCTCCTTTCCTGATTGATATAACTTGCTGAGACCTAACCCACGTACAAGGTAGCTGCTAGCTCGAATGAATTGATCACGCGGTAGAGCACACAGAGCTCACACACTTGTAAAATCTCGCTTGCTAGCCAAAGGATGGAGCtttatcttttgttttcttatatTACTATTACCGGTTGATTAGTTAATAGTACCCAAACCTCATGGGTAGGGTGTGACTAATTCTTAGCCGCCTGCGAATTAAGTCAAATGGATGTTAAATTTTAGTTGCAATCCTCGTTGTAACTCATAACTAGCACGAATTATTTAGCAATATAATGGTTTAGGTCATTTTTAACTTATGACTAAACGAATCACTAAGCAATCAAATGGCTGGGAATTTTTCTCTCACTTACAATCCCATATGTAACAACAAAAATATTTGCAACTCATGCTAACACGTGTTATGATATAATTCTATGATTTAGGAGTCAACTGAGAATTAAGCTAATTTCTTGTGAGAATAAGCAAAAAAATTCTGCTCAAACATGGCCGTGTTTATTTTCAACACTCACCCGTTTAAGTACAATGTGCTCTTCTACGGCTGACATCTATCTTAATACGAAGCGGCTACCCGGAGTTCTTGTACTTGCCATTGTATTGTCCTTCCTCGTAGAATGTGTAGTATCATTTTTTTCTCGTTTCTTTTAGTAATTGGAGGATCGTGAACATACAGCTCCGCCCGACACATTTATGACGTCAACCTTTGTATTAAACGCTATCTACCTTGCAATTGCAACGACACATTTAGTACTTCGTATGCTGCACTACGTTGCAATTTTCACAGTattttactaacttttttttttgaaatgtgtgtatttttgttgttgtagCAAAATCCTGGGTCACCGAAGGATTTGCTGAGTTTGTACGCAATTCAATGCAAAGTGTTCATCAGTTTCTCTGGCAGTGCACCCAAAAGGGCATTTTTCATAATCCACAATTTTTTTGTCTAAATAGAACAGATCTGACCTTGATCCTTCCTTTTATCAGCTGCCAAGCAAAGATTTTCCCTTTGTGAGAAAGTTTCAGTTTTGTTTATCCTCCAGCCCCTACTATATGAAGAGGACACGTTCTTAAGAACGCCATCAGAGCTTCCTTTTTTTCCCGCAGCTCGGCTAGATGTGATGTGATATGATTTAGAGGGATTATCCATATTCCATCATTCCAACAATGAGCAATTGAGGCCTTAAAGCGTGTGAGGAAAGTGCAGGGAATTGGTAGCAAAGCGGTCCATTGGTTGTCCGTATTTCCTATTTCCAATTTGCACTTAAGTAGTGTTCCTGTTGCATCATACAGATACATCCCATATGCATCACTGAGAAGTGAGAACAGGACGTACAATGTAATTTCTATCAAAAGCAGTGTTAAATTACAGTCACAAATGGGTCCTGACACTTAGTAGCACTTCTTCGCCAGCTGAATGAGAGAGTTGGCCTTCCTCTGCGCTCTACTAGTGCCGGTCCTGGCGATCTTTGAGAGGTGCTCGTGGAGGCCGAATCTGAGCGCGTGCACCAGGAGCGGCTGCTTCTTGGTTCCCAGCTCCAGCAGGACGGACAGCGCGCACTCCTGATTCTTGGGCGTCCCTTCCTTGATGAGCTGCACGAGTTTCTCGACGAACTGCGTCGTGCCGACCTCGCCGAGGCAGGCGGCGTGCGAAGACAGCAAGAGGAAGATGGAGAGCGCCTCATCGACCATCCCGAGGTTCTTGTCGTCGATGACCTTGAGCAGCACCGGGACGATGCCCGCGTGGGTGGCCCTGACCTTGTTCTGCTGGTTGAGGATGAGGTTGAAGATGGCCGTGGCGGCGTCCTTCTTGCCCCGGACGGTGCCGTTCCTCAGGAGCTCCACCAGCGGCGCGATGCCACCCAGGGTCCCGATCGTCACCTTGTTTTCGTCAAGCATGGACAGGCTGAAGAGCGTCGCGGCCGAGTTCTCCTGCCCCACCGCGCTGCCATTCCTGAGGATCTCGATGATGAGCGGGATGGCTCCCCCCTTGGTGATGAAGATCTTGTTGCTCTGGTCAATGGACAGGTTCAGTAACGAGGTCACCGTGTTCTCCTGCACCTTCTTGTCCGGGTAGGCCAGCAGGCCGATCAGGGCCGGGATGCCGCCGTTGCCGGCGATGAGCGCCCtgttctccggagactccttggagAGCACCCGGATCTTCTTGGCCGCCTTCCGCTGCACGTCAGAGTGGATCGACGACAACGCTTCCACCAGCGACGGGATGTCCTCTTTCGGCCGCTCGTCTTGTTCAGCCACGGGCTCCGGCTCCCTCCTCTGCAGCTCCACCTTGTGCTTGTCGCACCACTGCAGGATCAGGTTCTTGAGCGCGTAGTTGGGCGCCAGCGACAGGTGCGCCAGCGGCTGCCGCGTCTTGGGGCACGTCCTCTCCCCGCTGTCAAGCCACCTCTGGATGCTTCTCCTCTCGTACGTCTACAAGATTCAAACGATCGAATTTACTTAAATCTCGCGTTCCAAAGATTATTCATCTGCTGTACGAGGAGTCGAGATATGAAAATGTGCGTGCCTGTCCACTGGCCACAATGACAGGATCCGTCATGATCTCCAATGTGATCGGGCAGAGGAAGTCGTCCGGGATCATCAACGAGGGGCACTTGTCGAGAGATTTGGTCACGAAGACCTCGCCGCCGAGGACGTTCGTCTCGTCGATGCCGGCGATGGCCTTGAACTTGTTGAGGAGCTCGACGATCTGCTTGGTGCTCTCCTCTTGCTGCCCATTTCGCTCCTTGATGAGCTTCTTTATGGCCACCGTCTCCGCCCTGAGATCCGGCAGCGTCTGCAGCTCCAGCTTGCTGGCCAGCCTATCCAGTATCGCCCTGTCCGCGTTCCTCTCGTCGTCCTTGTTGTTCTGGAGTATCACCATGAGATCCATGGACAACTCTATGTCCTGCGTGTCTGTTCTCTTCTTGCATCTCATCAGCTGTGCGTTCATCAGCTCCACCTTGAACAACAGCAACATATATATGTGTG contains the following coding sequences:
- the LOC124681435 gene encoding U-box domain-containing protein 15-like, translating into MPQSALPPSSAAAAAAADPEPSCSEDGAREMDDEDLVEDLLATVNSARAYADFRRTQRKECHNLLRWLQLVLPLLEELRESTPRLTEDAYRRLTLLGRAFAAARRLLRSCNDGSKIFLALESEAVLGRFRTVYEKMNSALDGMPYEELGISDEVMEQVELMNAQLMRCKKRTDTQDIELSMDLMVILQNNKDDERNADRAILDRLASKLELQTLPDLRAETVAIKKLIKERNGQQEESTKQIVELLNKFKAIAGIDETNVLGGEVFVTKSLDKCPSLMIPDDFLCPITLEIMTDPVIVASGQTYERRSIQRWLDSGERTCPKTRQPLAHLSLAPNYALKNLILQWCDKHKVELQRREPEPVAEQDERPKEDIPSLVEALSSIHSDVQRKAAKKIRVLSKESPENRALIAGNGGIPALIGLLAYPDKKVQENTVTSLLNLSIDQSNKIFITKGGAIPLIIEILRNGSAVGQENSAATLFSLSMLDENKVTIGTLGGIAPLVELLRNGTVRGKKDAATAIFNLILNQQNKVRATHAGIVPVLLKVIDDKNLGMVDEALSIFLLLSSHAACLGEVGTTQFVEKLVQLIKEGTPKNQECALSVLLELGTKKQPLLVHALRFGLHEHLSKIARTGTSRAQRKANSLIQLAKKCY